From Debaryomyces hansenii CBS767 chromosome C complete sequence, a single genomic window includes:
- a CDS encoding DEHA2C00330p (weakly similar to uniprot|P38069 Saccharomyces cerevisiae YBR015C MNN2 Alpha-1 2-mannosyltransferase) translates to MYSLRMSISTIRPQEMLLKTRHKHKLFCIFSALVLSFIIANLYFEQAYNYVSGNTENNKVTSLDKQYSSITSGESSDLVEKLSHKFWNHTFTIMNNNGLDFNSNEIEGVIHYNDKSEQDLKTSSKDGLLSKAKISKETFKEFKQKHDSLLNELPPVISESTYKPNSSGIIYVGGGKYSWLSYISLLGLRETGSKLPVEIMLPTINDYEKELEFCDVLLPKLNASCVVIPNSLGSSVSSFWSNKFRSYQFKSLALMTTSFQNVLLLDSDNIVIENPDTFFESKLFKEYGMITWPDYWERTISPLFYNISGVKVNERRRIRYNRLPLQVSLEDNLTEKESKEVPYHDLDGTVPDLSTESGQLFINKATHGRTLLLSLYYNIYGPNLYYKLFSLGEKGEGDKDTFAAAATVLKQTFYQLKSSIKAIGHFDSDVHFQGKAMAQKNPVVDNEIFQDTVLNTFDNNKKALEKPLNEKITERKQIIEEYFNSNNNNPIFAMHCHYPKLDPSDLMKRKDIYDEERMQLHYRMYNNFTFKRMGQDEQIDFELRQWQNMHKSLCEDNLYFEHFNNTNRKELCEFINNQVRWLSQGTKSL, encoded by the coding sequence ATGTATAGCTTAAGAATGTCAATATCTACAATAAGACCCCAAGAGATGCTCTTAAAGACAAGACATAAACACAAACTCTTCTGCATTTTCTCAGCATTGGTGTTAAGTTTTATCATCGCCAATCTATACTTCGAACAAGCATACAATTATGTTTCAGGAAATACTGAAAATAACAAAGTAACATCACTTGATAAGCAATATTCATCTATAACAAGTGGTGAGTCTTCTGATCTTGTTGAGAAATTGTCACATAAATTTTGGAACCATACTTTCACCATcatgaataataatggattAGATTTTAATAGCAATGAAATAGAAGGTGTCATTCATTACAATGATAAATCAGAACAAGATTTAAAGACGTCTTCCAAAGATGGCTTGCTTTCTAAAGCAAAAATTTCTAAAGAAACGTTTAAGGAATTCAAACAGAAGCatgattcattattgaatgaattaCCGCCAGTGATATCTGAATCAACATACAAGCCGAACTCTAGCGGAATAATTTATGTTGGGGGAGGTAAGTATTCATGGTTGTCATATATTTCACTTTTGGGGTTAAGAGAAACAGGATCAAAACTTCCTGTTGAAATCATGCTACCGACAATTAATGACTATgagaaagaattagaattttgCGATGTATTACTTCCAAAACTCAATGCTTCATGTGTTGTTATTCCGAATTCCTTAGGATCATCAGTTCTGCTGTTCTGgtctaataaatttagGAGTTATCAATTCAAATCCTTGGCATTAATGACGACCTCTTTCCAGAATGTATTGTTATTAGATTCTGATAATATTGTGATTGAAAATCCAGATACATTCTTTGAaagtaaattattcaaggaATATGGTATGATAACCTGGCCCGATTATTGGGAAAGGACAATTTCACCACTTTTTTACAACATATCAGGCGTTAAAGTTAacgaaagaagaagaatcagATACAACCGTCTCCCGTTGCAAGTTTCACTTGAAGATAATCTTACAGAGAAAGAGTCCAAAGAAGTTCCTTATCATGATTTAGATGGAACAGTACCAGATTTGTCAACTGAATCTGGccaattatttattaacaaGGCAACTCATGGAAGAacgttattattatcattatattataacaTATACGGGCCTAACTTGTACTACAAACTATTTTCATTGGGCGAAAAAGGAGAAGGTGACAAAGACACTTTTGCGGCTGCAGCGACAGTTTTGAAACAAACTTTCTATCAATTGAAGTCTTCAATAAAGGCTATTGGTCATTTCGACAGTGATGTCCATTTTCAAGGAAAAGCTATGGCACAAAAAAATCCCGTTGTCGACAATGAAATATTCCAGGATACGGTATTAAACacttttgataataataaaaaagcATTAGAAAAACCTTTGAATGAGAAGATTACAGAAAGGaaacaaattattgaagaatatttcaattctaacAATAACAATCCAATATTCGCAATGCATTGTCACTATCCAAAGTTAGATCCTTCAGACTTGATGAAGAGAAAAGATATTTATGACGAAGAAAGGATGCAACTACACTATAGGatgtataataattttacatTCAAAAGGATGGGTCAAGatgaacaaattgattttgaattaagACAATGGCAAAATATGCACAAAAGTTTATGCGAAGATAACTTGTATTTCGAGCATTTTAACAACACAAATAGAAAAGAGCTATGCGAATTTATCAACAACCAAGTAAGATGGTTGTCCCAAGGAACTAAACTGTTATAA
- a CDS encoding DEHA2C00352p (no similarity) — protein sequence MIKKRPFRYIKGSYKGEKVWQEIIADINRQVKARVNNKNYEMDDIDAVKDRFFGIMNNFFRACKKNKKSINDFTNWEKTLLMARNMYDEDVASEKALD from the coding sequence ATGATTAAGAAGAGACCTTTCAGATATATTAAAGGTTCATATAAAGGTGAAAAAGTTTGGcaagaaattattgcaGACATCAATAGACAAGTAAAAGCTAGAGTgaacaacaagaattatGAAATGGACGACATCGACGCAGTAAAGGATAGATTTTTCggaataatgaataatttttttcgAGCTTGcaagaagaataaaaagTCAATTAACGACTTCACTAATTGGGAAAAGACCTTATTAATGGCAAGAAATATGTACGATGAGGATGTAGCTAGTGAAAAAGCGCTTGattga
- a CDS encoding DEHA2C00374p (no similarity), with protein MAYIDKKLNTKYKGKTEDEINGADAVLVTAKKIYDKDTNDHYNENIFNKDDNWKWYGTTLPLQSSSLPNSKNMKNGFL; from the coding sequence ATGGcttatattgataaaaagtTAAACACAAAATATAAAGGTAAGACCGAAGATGAGATTAATGGAGCGGATGCTGTCCTTGTTACCGCCAAGAAAATTTACGATAAGGATACTAATGATCACTACAATgaaaacattttcaataaagatgacAACTGGAAATGGTATGGTACAACTTTACCATTACAATCACTGAGCCTACCAAATTCGAAGAACATGAAAAATGGGTTTCTATAA